In one window of Juglans regia cultivar Chandler chromosome 3, Walnut 2.0, whole genome shotgun sequence DNA:
- the LOC108985703 gene encoding uncharacterized protein LOC108985703 has product MASLVEDSSEHDDLSLKGLPDMEDEDLFEINLEAVNSIPPPYYWDSYFTATGNALLANCLLPISDVSGAVPILPNDVSCAFPTASKSCESFLAGSDKFVTIAEPMPLGELLRLPFLVAFGVPRSRMKA; this is encoded by the coding sequence ATGGCGTCCCTTGTGGAAGATTCTTCAGAACATGATGACCTCTCTCTCAAAGGTTTACCAGACATGGAGGACGAAGACCTTTTCGAGATCAATCTCGAGGCCGTTAACAGCATCCCTCCTCCATATTACTGGGACAGCTATTTCACGGCGACCGGAAATGCACTTCTTGCCAATTGTCTGCTCCCCATATCCGACGTCTCCGGGGCCGTTCCGATTCTACCCAATGATGTTTCCTGCGCTTTTCCGACCGCATCAAAATCATGCGAATCGTTTTTGGCAGGGTCGGACAAGTTTGTTACGATTGCGGAACCGATGCCCCTTGGTGAACTTCTCAGGTTGCCTTTCTTGGTGGCTTTTGGGGTACCTCGGAGTCGAATGAAAGCTTAG
- the LOC108985714 gene encoding CEN-like protein 2 translates to MAKMSEPLIVGRVIGDVLDSFTRSIKMTVTYDTKQVYNGHEFYPSTVATKPKVEIQGGDMRSCFTLVMTDPDVPGPSDPYLREHLHWVVTDIPGTTDATFGREVVSYEIPKPNIGIHRFVFVLFKQRRRQSVTPPSSRDNFNTRSFAAENDLGLPVAAVYFNAQRETAARRR, encoded by the exons ATGGCAAAAATGTCAGAACCTCTCATTGTTGGCAGAGTCATTGGAGATGTTCTCGATTCTTTCACGAGAAGCATAAAAATGACTGTCACTTACGATACCAAGCAGGTCTACAATGGGCATGAATTCTATCCTTCCACAGTCGCCACCAAACCTAAGGTTGAAATTCAAGGGGGCGATATGAGATCTTGTTTTACACTG GTCATGACAGATCCAGATGTTCCTGGCCCTAGTGATCCTTATTTAAGGGAGCACCTGCACTG GGTGGTCACAGACATTCCTGGCACAACTGATGCTACATTTG GAAGGGAGGTAGTGAGCTATGAGATTCCAAAGCCTAATATAGGAATCCACAGGTTTGTGTTTGTTCTGTTCAAGCAGAGACGCAGGCAGTCAGTAACGCCACCTTCTTCAAGGGATAACTTCAACACCCGAAGTTTTGCTGCAGAAAACGATCTCGGCCTCCCAGTTGCTGCCGTCTACTTCAATGCGCAGAGAGAAACAGCAGCAAGAAGACGCTAG
- the LOC108985694 gene encoding protein YIPF5 homolog, translating into MKEFAVPPVVFPSGGNPAAGSGVQQRRIATAPFQPQRPSGSSIPFMSFDAGSATASTSSTSIYGGPIGGGGGAPGGAGFEDEEPLLDELGIHPDQIWKKTKAILNPFRVNPALHKDSDLSGPILLYMFLCLFQLLAGKIQFGVILGWIVVSSIFLYVVFNMLAGRNGNLDLHTCTGVVGYCMLPLVIFSAVSLFVPQVGAVRFVIAAVFVFWATRVCTGLMVALADGGDEHRGLIAYACLLIYTLFSLLVIF; encoded by the coding sequence ATGAAGGAATTCGCGGTGCCGCCGGTGGTGTTCCCTTCCGGCGGAAACCCCGCGGCAGGAAGTGGTGTCCAGCAACGGCGAATTGCGACGGCGCCATTTCAGCCTCAACGACCTTCGGGATCCAGCATCCCCTTCATGTCTTTCGACGCTGGGTCCGCAACGGCCTCCACCTCCTCCACCTCGATCTACGGTGGGCCTATTGGCGGCGGAGGCGGCGCACCCGGAGGCGCGGGCTTTGAGGACGAGGAGCCGTTGCTGGACGAACTCGGGATCCACCCGGACCAAATCTGGAAAAAAACTAAGGCGATCCTCAACCCGTTTCGGGTTAACCCGGCCCTTCACAAGGACTCGGACCTGTCCGGACCGATTCTTCTCTACATGTTCCTCTGCCTCTTCCAGCTACTCGCCGGGAAGATCCAGTTTGGCGTCATACTAGGCTGGATCGTCGTCTCCTCCATCTTCCTCTACGTGGTGTTCAACATGCTGGCCGGAAGGAACGGTAATCTCGATCTGCACACTTGTACGGGCGTGGTCGGCTACTGCATGCTTCCCTTGGTGATCTTCTCTGCGGTGTCGCTGTTCGTGCCGCAAGTTGGCGCGGTCCGGTTCGTCATCGCCGCGGTCTTTGTGTTCTGGGCGACGAGGGTCTGCACGGGTCTCATGGTCGCTCTCGCCGATGGCGGCGACGAACACCGAGGACTGATAGCGTATGCGTGTTTATTGATTTACACTCTGTTCTCGCTGCTTGTTATATTCTAG